GTGCTCGGCCTGGCATTGCTCATGGGCACCACGGCCATGGCCGAAAAAATCAAGGTCGCGGGCATCTACACCCAGCCCATCCAGCAGAAATGGGATGCGACCCTGCACAAGGCGCTTTTAAAGGCCGAAGCGGCCGGTGAAATCGAGTATGTCTGGAGCGAAAAAGTCTCCAACACCGACTACATCCGCGTCCTGCGCGAATACTCCGAAGCCGGAGTGCAACTCATCGTCGGCGAGGCCTTCGGCATCTCCCGCGATGTGCGTAAGGTGGCCAAGGATTACCCGAACGTAGCCTATCTCATGGGCGACACCTTCGGCCCCGACGGCTCAAACCTGTCCGTCTTCGACAACTACATCCACGAGCCCTGCTACCTCATGGGCATGATCGCGGGCTCCATGACCAAATCCGATAAAATCGGCATGGTCGGCGGCTACCCCATCGGCGAAGTGAACCGCCTCTTTCACGCCTTCATGGCCGGCGCCAAGGCCGTCAATCCGGCCGTCCAGTTCAAGGTTTCCTTCATCGGCTCCTGGTACGATCCGCCAAAGGCCAAGGAATTCGCCTACGCCCAGGTCGAATCCGGCGTGGACGTGCTCTACGCCGAACGCTCCGGCGTGGTCGACGCAGCCCGCGAAAAGGGCATCGTCGCCTTCGGCAACGTCAATGACATGAACAAGGAAGAAAACGGCCAGGGCGTGGTCGTGACCTCCGCCCTGTGGCACATGGAAGCGGCCCTGAACCACGCCATCGAGCGGGTCAAGGCCGGAACCTTCGCCGCCGAGGACTACCGGGAATGGACCATGATGGCCAAGGGCGGAGCCTCCCTGGCGCCCCTCCACGACTTCGAGGACAAGGTCCCCGCCGACGTCAAGGCCAAGGTCGCCGAGGCCGAGGCCGCCATCAAGGCCGGAACCCTGGTCATCGAAATCAACGACGACGAACCCAAATCCACCTTCTGATCCCAAGGGGGCCGAAACCATTCGGCCTCCTTTTTCCGGTCAATCATGTCCACCACACCTTTGCTGAAACTTTCCGGCATAACCAAGAATTTCGGTGCGCTCAAAGCCAACGACGACATCTCCCTGACCCTGGCCCAAGGCGAAATGCTGGCCCTGCTCGGAGAAAACGGCGCAGGCAAGACCACCCTCATGTCCATCCTCTTCGGACACTACGTGGCCGACGCCGGCAGCGTGGAAGTGCAGGGCAAACCCCTGCCCCCTGGCTCGCCCAGGGCCGCGCTCGAAGCGGGCGTGGGCATGGTGCACCAGCACTTCACCCTGGCCGGAAACATGACAGTGCTCGAAAACATCATGCTCGGCACCGAATCCCTGTGGGGGCTCCGCCGGGGCTCGGCACGCGCCCTGGCCAAGCTGCGGTCGCTCATGGACCGCTTCAGACTGCACGTGGATCCGCACGCCAAGGTGCGCGGCCTGTCCGTGGGCGAGCGGCAACGGGTCGAAATCCTGAAGGTCATGTACCGGGACGCGCGCATCCTCATCCTCGACGAACCCACGGCCGTGCTCACTCCGCAGGAAAGCGACCATCTCTTCGCCACCCTGCGCAGCCTCGTCGAGCAAGGGCTGAGCGTCATCTTCATCACCCACAAGCTGCGCGAAGTCATGGCCGCCAGCGACCGCTGCGTGGTACTGCGCCATGGCCGCGTGGTGCTTGAGACCGCCACCGGACAGACCAGCGCCGAAGAACTGGCCAAGGCCATGGTCGGAGCCAACATCCCGAAGGCCACACGCGGCAAGCTCACGCCCGGCGAGGAGGTCCTTTTCCTGGACCACGTCCGCGCCGCCGCCCCGGACCGGGGACCGGGCCTGTGCGAACTGTGCCTTTCCGTGAAGGCCCACGAAGTCCTCGGCATCGCGGGCGTCTCCGGCAACGGTCAGGCGCTGCTGGCGGACCTCTTGTCCGGCCTTGTCGCCCCGAGCGGGGGCAGCGTGGTGCTGCGCGGACAGACCGTGAGTCGCCCAAGCCCGGCGGCCATGATCCGCGCCGGCGTCGGCCGCGTGCCCGACGACCGCACCGGAACGGGCCTGGTGGCGGACATGACGGTCATGGAGAATCTGTCCACGGAGATCTACCGCCTGCCCGGATTTTCCAGACGCGGCATGCTCAATTTCAAGGCCCTGTCGTCCCGGGCCGCGCAGCTCATGGAGGTTTTCGACATTCGCTGCGCAGGCAAGGACGCCCCGGTGCGCAAACTTTCCGGCGGAAACATGCAAAAACTCATCCTGGCCCGGGTCCTGTCGCAGGGGCCCCACCTCATCCTGGCCAACCAGCCGACCTGGGGCCTTGATGTCGGGGCCACGGCCGCCGTGCACCAGCACCTTCTGGACGCTGCCCGGCGCGGGGCCGGAGTGGTCCTCATTTCCGAGGACCTGGACGAACTCTTCCAACTCTCCGACCGCATCCAGGTCATGTACCAGGGCCGTCTTTCCGCTCCGGAAAACACGGCTACCGTGGACCGGGCCAGAATCGGGCTCATGATGAGCGGGCAAACCTTCGAAAACCGGGGCGCCGCATGAGATTCGAACCACGCGAATCCGTGTCCCTCGGCTGGCAAGTCGGCGCGCCGCTCCTGGCCGTGCTCGGAGCCATGCTGCTCTGCTCCGGGCTCATCCTCTGGGCCGGGGCGGACCCCTTGAGCGCCTGGCGTCTCCTCATCAAGGGGGCCATGGGTTCAACCTTCGCCCTGACCGAGACCCTGACCCGCGCCACCCCGCTCATCTTCACCGGGCTGGCTGCGGCCGTGGCCTTCAGAGCCAAGCTCTGGAACATTGGCGGTGAAGGCCAGTTCTATGTCGGCGCCTGCATGGCCACATGGGTCGGCACGGGCATGATCACCCTGCCCGCATGGCTCATGATCCCCTTTCTCTTTCTGTCCGGCGCCCTGGCCGGAGGCCTGTTCCTGCTCATTCCGACCTGGCTCAAGACGCACCTCAAGGCCGACGAGGTGGTCACCACCCTGCTGCTCAATTTCGTGGTCCTGCTGGTCGTCAACTGGCTGGTATTCGGACCCTGGAAAGACCCCATGGCCATGGGCTGGCCCCAGGCCGCCCCCGTCATCGATCAGGCCATGCTACCCATCCTGGTTCCCAAATCGAGCCTGCACCTCGGGTTCATCCTGGCCCTGGCCTGCGCCCTGGCGGTCTGGTGGATGATGCGCTTCACCATCTGGGGCTTTGAAATCCGGGCCGTCGGCGCGAGCCTCAAAGCCAGCACCTTTGCGGGCATGCCGGTACAGGCCACCATCATCCGCACCGCGCTCCTGAGCGGCGGACTGGCCGCCATGGCCGGAGTCAGCGAACTGTGCGGCGTGAAGGGCTACCTGACCCTCGATCTGTCCCCGGGGTTCGGCTATTCCGGCATCGTCGTGGCCATGCTGGCCGCCCTGCATCCCCTCGGAGTGGTGCTCTCGGCCATCTTCATCGCCGTCATCTACATCGGCGCCGATTCCATGAGCCGCGCCATCACCATCTCCAACTACATCGCGGACGTGACCACGGCGGTGAGCCTGCTCATGGTGCTCCTGGCCATGTTTCTGACCCGCTACCGCATCCGCTGGAAATAACATGGACATCCTCTCCCTTTTTCTCGAAACCGGATTCTGGCTGGCCACCGTGCGCATGGCCACCCCGCTCATCTTCGGCACCATGGGCGAACTGATCTGCGAACGGGCCGGAGTCCTGAACCTCGGCATCGAGGGCATCATGGCCGCCGGATGCATGTCCGGCTGGACCTGGGTCTTCCTCGGCGGAACCCTCTGGGGCGGAGTCCTCTTCGCCGCCATGGTCGGTGCGAGCCTCGGTCTCCTGCACGCGGTCTTCACCGTGCATCTGGGCCTCTCCCAGCATGTCACGGGCCTTGGCATCACCATGCTCGGCGCGAGTTTAAGCTCCTTCGTCTTCCGCATGCTCCTGCCCCAGGTCACCACCCCGCCCAAGATCACCCCCTTCGCGCCGCTGGACATCCCAGTGCTCTCCGCCCTGCCCTTCATCGGCCCGGTCCTCTTCAGCCAGACCGCGCTGACGCTCCTGGCCTTCGTCCTGGTCGGCGTCGTCGCCTATGTGCTGCTGCGCACACCGCTCGGTCTGGCCCTGCGCATGGTCGGCGAACACCCGCTGGCCGCCGAGGCGCAAGGCCTCTCGGTCCTGGGCCTGCGCACCGGCGCCGTCATGGTCGGCTCGGCCTTCATGGCTGTTGGCGGTGCCTTCCTGACACTGGCCGCCTTCGACGCCTATTACATCGGCATGGTCAACGGACGCGGCTGGATCTGCATCGCGCTGGTCGTCTTCTCCTCCTGGAAGCCAGGCAAGGCGCTCCTCGGCGCGCTTCTCTTCGCCGCCTTCGACGCCATCCAGATGCGCGTCCAGCAGCAATCCATGACCGGCATCCCCTACCAGTTTTACCTGATGCTGCCATACATCTGCTCCATTCTCGCCCTCATCGTCATGTCCCGCAAAGCCGCCTATCCCAAGGCGCTGCTGGTTCCCTTCCGCAAGGGAGAGAGGTAGAGAGGGAAGGTGAAGAGACGCGGAGCGCTGCCCCGCACCCCGCAAGGGACGCGCCCCTTGACCCTGTCAGGGGTCAGGGGGATAATCTCCCCGGAGGACGAATCCCGTCCGCCGGAGGCATTCTTATTCAATCGAGGTGATTACAATGCTGGATCTGCTTATCATCAACGCCGCCCTGCCCGGGCAGGATTCTCTGGCCGAAATCGGCTGCAAGGACGGCCGGATTGTTACCGTCGAACCGAGCATCAAGGCCGAGGCTGCCGAGGTCATTGACGCCAAGGGATATCTTGTCACCGCGCCTTTCGTGGACAGCCATTTTCACATGGACGCGACCCTGTCCGCAGGGCTGCCACGCAGGAACGAGACCGGCACGCTGCTGGAAGGCATCCGCATCTGG
This Desulfomicrobium apsheronum DNA region includes the following protein-coding sequences:
- a CDS encoding BMP family protein produces the protein MKRTLFLAVLGLALLMGTTAMAEKIKVAGIYTQPIQQKWDATLHKALLKAEAAGEIEYVWSEKVSNTDYIRVLREYSEAGVQLIVGEAFGISRDVRKVAKDYPNVAYLMGDTFGPDGSNLSVFDNYIHEPCYLMGMIAGSMTKSDKIGMVGGYPIGEVNRLFHAFMAGAKAVNPAVQFKVSFIGSWYDPPKAKEFAYAQVESGVDVLYAERSGVVDAAREKGIVAFGNVNDMNKEENGQGVVVTSALWHMEAALNHAIERVKAGTFAAEDYREWTMMAKGGASLAPLHDFEDKVPADVKAKVAEAEAAIKAGTLVIEINDDEPKSTF
- a CDS encoding ABC transporter ATP-binding protein, which codes for MSTTPLLKLSGITKNFGALKANDDISLTLAQGEMLALLGENGAGKTTLMSILFGHYVADAGSVEVQGKPLPPGSPRAALEAGVGMVHQHFTLAGNMTVLENIMLGTESLWGLRRGSARALAKLRSLMDRFRLHVDPHAKVRGLSVGERQRVEILKVMYRDARILILDEPTAVLTPQESDHLFATLRSLVEQGLSVIFITHKLREVMAASDRCVVLRHGRVVLETATGQTSAEELAKAMVGANIPKATRGKLTPGEEVLFLDHVRAAAPDRGPGLCELCLSVKAHEVLGIAGVSGNGQALLADLLSGLVAPSGGSVVLRGQTVSRPSPAAMIRAGVGRVPDDRTGTGLVADMTVMENLSTEIYRLPGFSRRGMLNFKALSSRAAQLMEVFDIRCAGKDAPVRKLSGGNMQKLILARVLSQGPHLILANQPTWGLDVGATAAVHQHLLDAARRGAGVVLISEDLDELFQLSDRIQVMYQGRLSAPENTATVDRARIGLMMSGQTFENRGAA
- a CDS encoding ABC transporter permease, whose product is MRFEPRESVSLGWQVGAPLLAVLGAMLLCSGLILWAGADPLSAWRLLIKGAMGSTFALTETLTRATPLIFTGLAAAVAFRAKLWNIGGEGQFYVGACMATWVGTGMITLPAWLMIPFLFLSGALAGGLFLLIPTWLKTHLKADEVVTTLLLNFVVLLVVNWLVFGPWKDPMAMGWPQAAPVIDQAMLPILVPKSSLHLGFILALACALAVWWMMRFTIWGFEIRAVGASLKASTFAGMPVQATIIRTALLSGGLAAMAGVSELCGVKGYLTLDLSPGFGYSGIVVAMLAALHPLGVVLSAIFIAVIYIGADSMSRAITISNYIADVTTAVSLLMVLLAMFLTRYRIRWK
- a CDS encoding ABC transporter permease, translated to MDILSLFLETGFWLATVRMATPLIFGTMGELICERAGVLNLGIEGIMAAGCMSGWTWVFLGGTLWGGVLFAAMVGASLGLLHAVFTVHLGLSQHVTGLGITMLGASLSSFVFRMLLPQVTTPPKITPFAPLDIPVLSALPFIGPVLFSQTALTLLAFVLVGVVAYVLLRTPLGLALRMVGEHPLAAEAQGLSVLGLRTGAVMVGSAFMAVGGAFLTLAAFDAYYIGMVNGRGWICIALVVFSSWKPGKALLGALLFAAFDAIQMRVQQQSMTGIPYQFYLMLPYICSILALIVMSRKAAYPKALLVPFRKGER